The following are encoded together in the Flavobacterium sp. TR2 genome:
- a CDS encoding RNA polymerase sigma factor RpoD/SigA gives MRQLKITKQVTNRETASLDKYLQEIGKVDLITADEEVELAQRIKAGDQRALEKLTKANLRFVVSVAKQYQNQGLTLPDLINEGNLGLIKAAQRFDETRGFKFISYAVWWIRQSILQALAEQSRIVRLPLNKIGSINKINKMYALLEQSNERPPSAEEIAKELDMTVNDVKESMKNSGRHLSMDAPLVEGEDSNLYDVLRSGESPNPDRELIHESLRTEIERSLETLTPREADVVRLYFGLGDQHPMTLEEIGETFDLTRERVRQIKEKAIRRLKHTSRSKILKTYLG, from the coding sequence ATGAGACAACTTAAAATCACCAAGCAGGTAACTAATCGTGAAACTGCATCGTTAGATAAATATCTACAAGAAATTGGAAAAGTTGACCTAATTACCGCTGATGAAGAGGTAGAATTAGCACAAAGAATAAAGGCTGGTGATCAAAGAGCTTTAGAAAAACTAACAAAAGCCAACCTACGTTTCGTAGTATCTGTGGCTAAACAATATCAAAATCAAGGATTAACTCTTCCGGATTTAATTAATGAAGGAAACTTAGGTTTAATTAAAGCGGCTCAACGTTTTGATGAAACTCGTGGTTTTAAATTCATTTCTTACGCTGTATGGTGGATTCGTCAATCGATTCTTCAAGCTTTAGCTGAACAATCTCGTATTGTACGTTTACCATTAAATAAAATTGGTTCTATCAATAAAATCAACAAAATGTATGCTTTATTAGAGCAATCTAACGAGCGTCCGCCTTCTGCTGAGGAAATTGCAAAAGAACTTGACATGACTGTAAACGACGTAAAAGAGTCTATGAAAAACTCTGGACGTCACCTATCAATGGATGCTCCTCTTGTTGAAGGAGAAGATTCTAACCTTTACGACGTATTGCGTTCTGGAGAATCTCCAAATCCAGATAGAGAATTAATTCACGAATCTCTTCGTACTGAAATTGAGCGTTCATTAGAAACATTAACTCCAAGAGAGGCAGATGTTGTGCGTTTGTATTTTGGTCTTGGCGATCAGCACCCAATGACTCTTGAAGAAATTGGAGAAACTTTCGACTTAACTCGTGAGCGTGTTCGTCAGATTAAAGAAAAAGCAATCCGCAGATTGAAACACACTTCTAGAAGTAAAATCCTTAAAACTTATTTAGGATAA
- a CDS encoding carboxy terminal-processing peptidase, translated as MNAIIKFMKRNYKILIAVLCLSLTLFAFKMNADRTIDPDPNRDKTLLELLAFVIEKGHYSPAEINDEFSKGIFKDYIDALDPSKRFFLQSDIDEFKQYELMLDDQFLNKDITFFNLTYTRLMKRMEESKKRYKTILAQPFNYNVDETFDADYEKIPYAKNLTEINERWRKQIKLSTLSSLVTKQKIEEEKKKKDPAYKEKSFETLEKETRESSLKSLDDNFSVIKDLNREYWFSVYLNSIMARFDPHTSYFAPEEKDRFDVNISGKLEGIGARLTKKNDFTQIDELISGGPAWKGKQLEAGDLILKVAQGNEEPVDVVGMRLDDVVKKIKGHKGTEVKLTVKKVDGSIKVISIIRDVVEIEETYAKSSVVEKNGLKYGVIYLPKFYIDFENKDGRDAGKDIAREVERLKKENINGIVLDVRDDGGGSLSTVVDIAGLFIEEGPIVQVKSAGKKKEVLYDKDKKIEWDGPLVIMVNSFSASASEILAAAIQDYKRGVIIGSKQTYGKGTVQNVLDLNQFVRNANYGDLGALKITGQKFYRINGGSTQLEGVHSDVVMPDRYAYLKMGERDIDNAMPWDKIDPADYSTWTSNENFTKAINNSKNRIAQNAQFKLIDDNAKWIDVKNKENVYSLNIKSFKETQEQVENEGKKYKPISDYKNDLIFKSLPYEEEEMKADASLKEKRDAWHQALSKDVYVEEALNVLDDLQTKSLVKNTVTPKMKKDKLVKS; from the coding sequence ATGAATGCTATTATAAAGTTTATGAAAAGAAATTATAAGATACTCATAGCCGTATTGTGCTTATCGCTTACATTATTTGCATTTAAGATGAATGCTGATAGGACAATCGATCCAGATCCGAACAGAGACAAGACACTTTTAGAATTATTAGCATTTGTTATTGAGAAAGGACATTATAGTCCGGCAGAAATAAATGATGAATTCTCAAAAGGTATTTTTAAAGATTATATAGATGCTTTAGACCCATCAAAAAGATTCTTCCTTCAGTCAGATATTGACGAGTTCAAGCAGTACGAATTAATGCTGGATGATCAATTTTTGAATAAAGATATTACGTTCTTCAACCTTACTTATACAAGGCTTATGAAACGTATGGAAGAAAGTAAAAAACGTTACAAAACGATTTTAGCTCAGCCATTCAACTACAATGTGGATGAGACTTTTGACGCTGATTATGAAAAGATTCCGTATGCAAAAAACTTAACGGAGATTAACGAGAGATGGAGAAAACAAATTAAATTATCAACTCTTTCTTCTTTAGTTACAAAACAAAAAATTGAAGAAGAAAAGAAGAAAAAAGATCCAGCTTACAAAGAGAAATCTTTTGAAACTTTAGAAAAAGAAACTCGCGAAAGCTCTTTAAAATCTCTAGATGATAATTTTAGTGTGATTAAAGATTTGAATAGAGAATATTGGTTTTCTGTGTATTTGAATTCTATTATGGCTCGTTTTGATCCGCATACAAGCTATTTTGCACCAGAAGAAAAAGATCGTTTTGACGTAAACATCAGTGGAAAACTAGAAGGTATCGGAGCTCGTTTGACTAAGAAAAACGATTTTACTCAAATTGACGAATTAATTTCTGGCGGTCCAGCTTGGAAAGGAAAACAGCTTGAAGCTGGAGATTTAATCTTGAAAGTTGCTCAAGGAAATGAGGAGCCTGTAGATGTTGTTGGAATGCGTTTGGATGATGTTGTGAAAAAAATCAAAGGTCACAAAGGAACTGAGGTAAAACTGACAGTTAAAAAAGTTGACGGTTCTATCAAGGTTATTTCTATCATTCGTGATGTTGTTGAAATTGAAGAAACCTACGCTAAATCTAGTGTTGTTGAGAAAAACGGTTTAAAATACGGAGTGATTTACCTTCCAAAATTTTATATCGACTTTGAAAATAAAGATGGGCGTGATGCTGGAAAAGATATTGCTCGTGAAGTAGAAAGATTGAAAAAAGAAAATATCAATGGTATTGTTCTAGACGTTCGAGATGATGGCGGAGGATCTCTTTCTACAGTTGTTGATATTGCTGGTTTGTTTATCGAAGAAGGACCGATTGTACAAGTAAAATCTGCTGGTAAAAAGAAAGAAGTTTTATACGATAAAGATAAAAAAATCGAATGGGATGGCCCATTGGTTATCATGGTAAATAGTTTTTCTGCTTCGGCGTCTGAAATTTTGGCGGCTGCAATTCAAGATTACAAACGTGGTGTAATTATCGGAAGCAAACAAACTTATGGTAAAGGAACCGTGCAGAATGTACTAGATTTAAATCAGTTTGTGCGTAACGCAAATTATGGAGATCTTGGAGCACTAAAAATTACAGGGCAGAAGTTTTATAGAATTAATGGAGGCTCAACTCAATTAGAAGGAGTTCATAGCGATGTGGTAATGCCAGATCGATATGCGTACCTAAAAATGGGCGAGAGAGATATTGATAATGCAATGCCTTGGGATAAAATAGATCCAGCTGATTATAGCACTTGGACTTCTAATGAGAATTTTACAAAAGCGATTAATAATAGTAAAAATAGAATAGCTCAAAATGCTCAGTTTAAATTAATCGATGACAATGCCAAATGGATCGATGTTAAAAACAAAGAGAATGTATATAGCTTGAATATTAAGAGCTTCAAAGAAACTCAAGAGCAAGTTGAAAACGAAGGGAAAAAATATAAGCCAATTTCTGATTACAAAAATGATCTGATTTTTAAATCGCTTCCTTACGAAGAAGAAGAAATGAAGGCTGATGCTTCGTTAAAGGAAAAAAGAGATGCTTGGCACCAAGCTTTGTCTAAAGACGTTTATGTAGAAGAAGCCTTAAATGTTTTAGATGACTTGCAAACCAAAAGTTTGGTAAAAAATACAGTTACTCCTAAAATGAAAAAGGATAAACTGGTGAAATCTTAA
- a CDS encoding TonB-dependent receptor, which translates to MKKITLILFLLSFQQIIYSQVISDKITVEFKNANIKTAIQDIEKVSYYKFYFDEKWFENDSVSITKQFKEVKIGEVLEDVFQNTSFNFYISENKVIVTNNSIIYNQLADDYFGIPIERDENGQITPIFYQQYDSIKKTNSRNPNKNIRDLVLIGKEVKNQKKKSTYTLSGFIKGGKNNSGLANIVVKIPNSEFSAVTDKKGYYSLQVPGGLNVIETESFSYNKVTKNIMVYNDGALNLSLTDNINQLDEVLIKTNKSKSAKSAITGVTTIDSEGIKNVPLVLGERDILKVALTMPGIKSAGEGSAGFNVRGGKEDQNLFLLDHATLYNPSHFFGFFTALNPYTTKKVDIYKGSIPAEFGGRLSSVFDISSKSGNVNEFQGEGGIGPVTSNLMLSTPIVKGKSSLIAGGRATYSDYILKSLDDENLKNSQASFYDLILKYNHKINANNDIESTLYYSHDKFSVSSDSLYKYSNRLATLKWNHTFNEKNKGSLIVTNSEYKFNIDYQSEGVNNFDFGYKINETQAMLKMNYLYSNKHKISYGLSTKLYAVDPGYLNPKNPQSTLIPIDVETEKGLESAAYIGDNFKISDKFLLDFGLRYSTFAALGKSDQRIYEDNQPISDATVIETKTYGNNEVIKRYGGLEPRLAARYFLTDDFSVRASYDKTYQYIHLLSNNTTQSPTDIWKLSDLNVKPESAQQVSLGFYKNLKNGDVELSLEGYYKRSKNILDYKVGAELLLNENIETELLQGEGKAYGVEFLIKKQVGKLNGWLGYTYSRSLIKLDSQFQQEKVNDGKYFASNFDKPHDFSAVLNYRITKRYSFSSNFIYQTGRPITYPIGRYDYGNEQYTVYSDRNKFRIPDYFRLDIGLNIEGNHKIKKLAHSFWNISVYNVLGRNNPYSVFFVTKEGQIKAYKTSIFSIPIPSITYNFKF; encoded by the coding sequence ATGAAAAAAATTACTCTTATTCTATTTTTACTATCCTTTCAACAAATTATATACTCCCAAGTAATTAGCGACAAAATAACGGTTGAATTTAAGAATGCAAATATAAAAACTGCTATACAGGACATTGAAAAAGTATCCTATTACAAATTTTATTTTGATGAAAAATGGTTTGAAAACGATAGCGTTTCTATAACTAAACAATTTAAAGAAGTTAAAATCGGCGAAGTTCTTGAAGACGTTTTTCAGAACACAAGCTTTAACTTTTATATTTCTGAAAACAAAGTTATAGTAACCAATAACAGCATTATTTACAATCAATTAGCTGACGATTACTTTGGCATCCCGATTGAAAGAGACGAAAACGGGCAGATTACGCCTATATTTTATCAGCAGTACGACTCGATAAAAAAGACAAACTCTCGAAATCCAAACAAAAATATTCGAGATCTTGTCCTTATTGGTAAAGAAGTCAAAAACCAAAAAAAGAAATCTACGTATACATTATCTGGATTTATAAAGGGCGGAAAAAACAATTCTGGCCTTGCCAATATAGTTGTAAAAATTCCTAATTCTGAATTCTCAGCCGTAACGGATAAAAAAGGATACTATAGCCTGCAAGTTCCTGGAGGGCTAAACGTTATTGAGACAGAAAGTTTTTCCTACAACAAGGTAACCAAAAACATAATGGTTTATAATGACGGCGCATTAAATCTTTCGTTGACAGACAACATCAACCAGCTTGATGAAGTGCTTATCAAAACCAATAAAAGCAAAAGTGCAAAATCTGCCATAACAGGCGTAACAACTATTGATTCTGAAGGAATTAAAAATGTTCCTTTAGTTCTGGGAGAACGTGATATCCTTAAAGTTGCCCTCACTATGCCTGGAATAAAAAGCGCAGGAGAAGGCTCTGCAGGATTTAACGTTAGAGGTGGTAAAGAGGATCAAAATTTATTTTTGCTAGATCATGCTACTTTGTACAATCCGTCGCATTTCTTTGGTTTTTTTACAGCACTAAATCCTTATACAACAAAAAAAGTAGACATTTACAAAGGAAGTATTCCTGCCGAATTTGGAGGAAGATTATCATCTGTTTTTGACATCTCATCAAAAAGCGGAAATGTAAACGAATTTCAAGGCGAAGGCGGTATTGGCCCAGTTACCAGCAATTTAATGCTCTCAACTCCAATTGTAAAAGGAAAATCTAGTTTAATTGCAGGAGGAAGAGCAACATATTCAGATTATATTTTAAAAAGTCTAGATGACGAAAATTTAAAAAATAGCCAAGCTTCGTTTTATGATTTAATCCTAAAATACAATCATAAAATAAACGCTAATAATGATATTGAGTCTACCTTATATTACAGTCACGATAAATTTAGCGTCTCTTCAGATTCTTTGTACAAATACAGCAATCGTTTAGCAACGCTAAAATGGAATCATACTTTTAATGAAAAAAACAAAGGTTCGCTGATTGTTACAAATAGCGAATACAAATTTAACATTGATTACCAGTCTGAAGGAGTAAATAATTTTGATTTTGGCTACAAAATCAATGAGACTCAGGCAATGCTGAAAATGAATTACCTGTATAGCAATAAACACAAAATCAGCTATGGTCTTTCAACAAAATTATATGCTGTCGATCCAGGGTATTTAAATCCAAAAAATCCGCAATCTACACTGATTCCAATTGATGTTGAAACAGAAAAAGGTTTAGAATCTGCCGCATATATTGGCGACAATTTTAAAATAAGTGATAAATTCCTTCTGGATTTCGGTTTGCGCTATTCTACTTTTGCTGCCTTAGGTAAATCTGATCAGCGAATTTACGAAGACAATCAGCCTATAAGCGATGCCACGGTAATTGAAACAAAAACGTATGGCAATAATGAAGTAATTAAAAGATATGGCGGGCTAGAGCCAAGGCTTGCCGCGAGATATTTCCTTACAGACGATTTTTCTGTACGCGCAAGCTATGACAAAACATATCAATACATTCATTTATTATCTAACAACACCACACAGTCTCCAACCGATATTTGGAAACTGTCAGATTTGAATGTTAAACCAGAAAGCGCTCAACAAGTGTCTTTAGGCTTCTATAAAAACTTAAAAAATGGCGACGTTGAACTTAGTTTAGAAGGATATTATAAAAGATCTAAAAACATTCTAGATTACAAAGTTGGAGCAGAATTACTGCTTAATGAGAATATTGAAACCGAACTGTTACAAGGAGAAGGAAAAGCGTACGGCGTAGAATTTTTAATTAAAAAACAGGTTGGAAAGTTAAACGGATGGCTTGGCTATACGTATTCAAGATCATTAATAAAACTTGACAGCCAATTTCAGCAGGAAAAGGTAAATGACGGAAAATATTTTGCCTCTAATTTTGACAAGCCACACGACTTCAGTGCTGTTTTAAACTACAGAATTACAAAACGTTATAGTTTTTCTAGTAACTTTATCTATCAAACGGGAAGACCAATTACCTATCCGATTGGAAGATATGACTACGGAAACGAACAGTATACAGTATATAGCGACCGCAACAAGTTTAGAATTCCAGATTATTTCAGACTTGATATTGGTTTGAACATTGAAGGAAATCATAAAATAAAAAAATTAGCTCATAGTTTTTGGAATATTTCAGTTTATAATGTTTTAGGACGCAACAATCCGTATTCTGTATTCTTTGTTACGAAAGAAGGACAAATCAAAGCGTACAAAACATCTATTTTCTCAATTCCAATTCCAAGTATTACCTATAATTTCAAGTTTTAA
- the rpe gene encoding ribulose-phosphate 3-epimerase, with product MKNTFIAPSVLAADFGNLQRDVEMINNSQADWFHIDIMDGVFVPNISFGMPVLEAISKHAKKYIDVHLMIIDPDRYIKTFADLGANGLTVHYEACTHLHRTLQAIKTEGMKAGVAMNPHTNVDLLEDVINDIDVVCIMSVNPGFGGQSFIEKTYDKVKKLKALITRKNASTLIEIDGGVTSKNAKQLAEAGADVLVAGSFVFKAENPTETIADLKSLTAF from the coding sequence ATGAAAAATACATTTATTGCTCCTTCAGTTCTTGCTGCCGATTTTGGTAATTTACAGCGTGATGTCGAAATGATTAACAACAGTCAAGCTGATTGGTTTCATATCGATATTATGGATGGAGTCTTTGTTCCGAATATCTCATTCGGGATGCCGGTTTTAGAAGCTATTTCAAAACACGCCAAAAAATACATCGATGTACATTTAATGATTATCGATCCAGATCGTTACATTAAAACTTTTGCAGATTTAGGCGCAAATGGACTAACCGTGCATTACGAAGCCTGCACACACTTGCACAGAACATTGCAGGCTATTAAGACCGAGGGCATGAAAGCTGGAGTTGCCATGAATCCGCATACCAATGTTGATTTGCTGGAAGACGTTATTAATGATATTGATGTAGTCTGCATTATGAGTGTAAACCCAGGGTTTGGCGGACAATCATTCATCGAAAAAACTTATGACAAAGTAAAAAAACTAAAAGCACTGATAACTCGTAAAAATGCTTCAACATTAATTGAGATTGATGGTGGTGTGACGAGCAAAAATGCCAAACAATTGGCAGAAGCCGGTGCAGATGTTTTGGTGGCTGGAAGCTTCGTTTTTAAAGCCGAAAATCCAACAGAAACTATAGCAGATTTGAAAAGCCTTACTGCATTTTAA
- a CDS encoding DUF4249 domain-containing protein: MKKYLYKISLLLLLSATISSCTEQYVFQNTDFESALVVEGTITNELKNQTIRLSQVYQLEESGPRLEKGANVFVTDDKGNEYQFEEKDTIYSSITPFKAEPGRKYQLKIKTREGKNYTSDEQVLTTETKIDNVTATAETVNGQRGVQINVNSFEPTNTSKYYRYEYTETYKILAPVWSSQETVMVSIPAIPANPDQDFPGSPAREDIVLRLRNRETRTCFSTKKSSDIILHNTNSLSEDRVHFPVRFISNQNYIISHRYSIFVKQYVQNLAAYTYYKTLKDLSTSGGILSPKQPGFFYGNIKSVENPSEKVIGFFEVSSVSSERIFFNYADLFPKEPLPPYYESDCTVKEFVDCEGLPPCSGIQLRGAIRSKELVFVSTDYNGNYGMVKPACGDCTSFSSNIVPPFWVD, from the coding sequence ATGAAAAAATATCTATATAAAATATCATTACTATTACTTCTATCAGCTACTATTAGCAGCTGTACGGAGCAATATGTTTTTCAAAATACCGATTTTGAAAGCGCCCTTGTTGTTGAGGGAACTATAACAAACGAACTTAAAAATCAAACCATAAGACTTTCGCAAGTTTATCAGCTTGAAGAAAGCGGCCCAAGGCTTGAAAAAGGAGCAAATGTCTTTGTTACTGACGATAAAGGCAACGAATACCAATTTGAGGAAAAAGATACGATCTACTCTTCTATAACCCCTTTTAAAGCAGAACCTGGAAGAAAGTACCAATTAAAAATTAAGACAAGAGAAGGCAAAAACTATACGTCTGACGAACAGGTTTTGACAACTGAAACGAAAATTGATAATGTAACTGCTACAGCCGAAACTGTAAACGGACAAAGAGGAGTTCAAATTAATGTAAACAGTTTTGAGCCAACTAATACTTCAAAATACTATCGTTACGAATACACCGAAACTTACAAAATTCTTGCACCAGTATGGAGTAGCCAAGAAACTGTGATGGTTAGCATTCCCGCAATTCCTGCAAACCCAGATCAAGATTTTCCAGGTTCTCCTGCACGTGAAGACATCGTGCTAAGACTGAGAAACCGAGAAACCAGAACCTGTTTTTCTACTAAAAAATCAAGCGATATTATTTTGCATAACACAAACAGCCTTAGCGAAGATCGCGTGCATTTTCCTGTACGTTTTATTAGCAACCAAAACTATATCATTTCTCATCGCTATTCAATCTTCGTAAAACAGTATGTTCAAAATCTAGCCGCATACACTTATTACAAAACCTTGAAAGATTTATCGACATCAGGCGGAATTCTATCTCCAAAACAGCCTGGATTCTTTTACGGAAACATAAAATCTGTAGAAAATCCATCTGAAAAGGTTATTGGTTTTTTTGAAGTTTCTTCTGTCTCTTCAGAAAGAATCTTCTTTAATTATGCAGACTTGTTTCCAAAAGAGCCTTTACCTCCTTATTATGAAAGTGACTGTACAGTAAAAGAATTTGTAGATTGCGAAGGTCTTCCTCCTTGCAGCGGAATACAGCTGCGCGGAGCAATTAGGTCAAAAGAATTGGTTTTTGTATCAACTGATTATAATGGTAATTACGGAATGGTAAAACCAGCTTGTGGAGATTGCACATCATTTTCTTCTAATATTGTTCCTCCTTTTTGGGTAGATTAA
- a CDS encoding DUF4249 domain-containing protein: MTLTFFAFAVLSSCTEQYVYQDQDFEDALTVEATLTNELKFQEINISRTRPVNDTVKIIESGANVTVVDSDGNVFAFDEKDGKYVSADEFKAEPNKTYQLKITTSSGKSYISSTEALPTQNTIDLETAIANKDGVRGVQVNVKSFDPTNTSKYYRYEYDETYKIISRYAIDERIKLVQQNGHYIYQKVPVETNIKVCYTTKHSTGIRQTNTVDLAEDRVNYAVRFIKDTDYMLTNRYSILVSQFTQNQSAYDYYYKSKKIIDSGELLSPNQPGYVVGNIKSTTDFREKVVGYFEVASVSKKRIFFSFKDFFPSEKPTEYFTTCDARFYGFDEIQSNNYDILKTHEYIGDGPGMTPTGFYMVEKVCGDCTSFSSNVIPSFWEN; the protein is encoded by the coding sequence ATGACGTTGACCTTTTTTGCATTTGCTGTTTTGTCAAGTTGCACGGAACAATACGTATATCAGGATCAAGATTTTGAAGATGCTCTGACTGTTGAAGCCACATTAACGAATGAATTAAAATTTCAGGAAATAAATATTTCGCGAACAAGACCCGTTAATGATACCGTAAAAATAATCGAATCTGGAGCTAATGTTACTGTTGTTGATAGCGATGGAAATGTGTTTGCGTTTGATGAAAAAGATGGAAAGTATGTTTCTGCAGATGAATTTAAAGCTGAACCAAATAAGACCTATCAATTAAAAATAACAACCAGTTCCGGAAAATCATATATTTCTTCCACTGAAGCTTTGCCTACGCAAAACACTATTGATCTGGAAACAGCAATCGCAAACAAGGATGGAGTTAGGGGCGTTCAGGTAAACGTGAAAAGTTTTGACCCTACCAATACTTCCAAATATTATCGCTATGAATATGACGAAACTTATAAAATAATATCTCGATATGCGATCGATGAACGCATCAAATTAGTGCAACAAAACGGCCACTACATTTACCAGAAAGTTCCTGTTGAAACAAATATTAAAGTTTGCTATACAACAAAACATTCTACAGGAATAAGACAAACTAATACAGTCGATTTAGCTGAAGATCGTGTAAACTACGCTGTTCGTTTCATTAAAGATACAGACTATATGCTAACAAATCGGTACAGCATTTTGGTTTCTCAATTTACTCAGAACCAATCTGCTTACGATTATTATTATAAATCAAAAAAAATAATTGATTCAGGAGAATTATTATCTCCAAATCAGCCTGGATATGTTGTGGGAAACATAAAATCGACAACAGATTTTCGCGAAAAAGTTGTTGGCTATTTTGAAGTTGCATCTGTCTCTAAAAAAAGAATCTTTTTTAGTTTCAAAGATTTTTTTCCTTCAGAAAAACCAACCGAGTATTTCACAACTTGCGATGCCAGATTCTATGGCTTTGATGAAATACAAAGTAATAATTATGACATACTTAAAACACATGAATATATTGGAGATGGTCCCGGAATGACACCAACAGGATTCTACATGGTTGAAAAAGTATGCGGAGATTGCACATCATTTTCTTCTAACGTAATACCTTCATTTTGGGAAAATTAA
- the glsA gene encoding glutaminase A, protein MKKQMIFVGLMIVFVINQGYSQTILNKKNIENTLNDAFNKFKDLKEGKNADYIKELANVDPNIFGIALVTADGAIYTKGDITSMVSIQSISKVFTMAKVIEEEGPQFLEDKIGVNATGLPFNSIVAIEMNKGDKINPLVNPGAIAATSLIRGNDSIAKWKEIQKIQSDFAGRQLSINRPVYISEAGDNLRNQAIAHLLLAYNRIYFDPVQSTDLYTKQCALNVNVKDLATMAATLANGGVNPVTKNKVVSQSTVMYTLPVMATAGLYDNSGIWLFNSGLPAKSGVGGGILAVCPGKFGIAVISPPLDKTGNSLKAQKVIQYVVEQLKVNPYWIEPK, encoded by the coding sequence ATGAAGAAGCAAATGATTTTTGTTGGTTTAATGATTGTTTTTGTCATAAACCAAGGCTATAGCCAAACAATACTGAATAAAAAAAATATAGAAAATACGCTTAACGATGCCTTTAATAAATTTAAAGATTTAAAAGAAGGAAAAAATGCAGACTATATTAAAGAATTAGCCAACGTTGATCCCAATATTTTTGGTATTGCACTTGTTACTGCAGACGGAGCCATATATACAAAAGGCGATATAACCTCAATGGTTTCAATTCAGAGTATATCGAAAGTATTTACGATGGCAAAAGTAATTGAAGAAGAAGGCCCCCAGTTTTTGGAGGACAAAATAGGAGTGAATGCCACAGGGTTGCCATTTAATTCTATTGTTGCAATAGAAATGAATAAAGGAGATAAAATAAATCCTCTTGTGAATCCAGGCGCTATTGCGGCCACAAGCCTTATTCGTGGTAATGATTCTATAGCAAAATGGAAAGAAATTCAGAAAATTCAAAGTGATTTTGCGGGAAGACAGCTTTCTATAAATCGTCCTGTTTATATAAGTGAGGCTGGTGATAATTTGCGAAATCAGGCCATTGCACATTTGTTATTGGCTTATAACAGAATATATTTTGATCCAGTACAATCAACAGATCTTTACACGAAACAATGTGCATTGAACGTAAATGTAAAGGATCTTGCTACAATGGCTGCAACGTTGGCAAACGGAGGCGTTAATCCTGTTACAAAGAATAAAGTTGTCAGTCAGTCGACAGTGATGTATACTTTGCCTGTCATGGCAACTGCAGGTCTTTATGACAACTCTGGAATTTGGCTGTTTAATTCGGGACTTCCAGCAAAGAGTGGTGTCGGAGGAGGGATATTGGCAGTGTGTCCGGGCAAGTTTGGAATTGCTGTCATTTCGCCGCCATTAGATAAGACTGGAAATAGTTTAAAAGCTCAGAAGGTTATCCAATATGTTGTAGAACAGCTTAAAGTTAATCCTTATTGGATTGAGCCTAAATAG
- a CDS encoding DNA/RNA non-specific endonuclease, giving the protein MKGCLGLVLLSFALLSCKKENIKNNEEIKSNEVVSFKGNNTYGDSAYTVSYLPTSTTKQIVKHQYYTLSYNEKFEQAEWVAYELKKEYLKNNDYKRPYFIEDPKVTTGSADWRNYKNSGYDKGHLCPAGDMEFSKDAYNDTFYTSNISPQKKEFNAGIWNRIEQKTRYWAGKYNDIYVVTGGIAKDSDKKIGLEKVAVPKYFYKIVLAKNGKEHKAIAFLVPNEKSDKSIYDFVVPIETLEKMTGIDFFPNLKNLKSSKDF; this is encoded by the coding sequence ATGAAAGGCTGTTTAGGTTTAGTTTTGCTGAGTTTTGCATTGCTATCTTGTAAAAAAGAAAATATAAAAAATAATGAAGAAATAAAAAGTAATGAAGTTGTCTCTTTTAAAGGCAATAACACTTACGGAGATTCTGCATACACCGTTTCGTACCTTCCGACCTCGACAACAAAACAGATTGTAAAGCACCAATATTACACGCTTTCTTATAATGAAAAATTTGAGCAAGCTGAATGGGTCGCTTATGAATTGAAAAAAGAATACTTGAAAAATAATGATTATAAAAGGCCTTACTTTATCGAAGACCCAAAAGTAACTACAGGCTCTGCAGACTGGAGAAATTATAAAAACTCTGGTTACGATAAAGGACATCTTTGCCCTGCGGGGGATATGGAATTTAGCAAAGATGCGTATAATGATACTTTTTATACTTCGAATATTTCTCCTCAGAAAAAAGAATTTAATGCGGGAATTTGGAATAGAATTGAGCAGAAGACTCGCTATTGGGCAGGAAAATACAATGATATTTACGTAGTAACTGGCGGAATTGCGAAAGATTCAGATAAAAAAATAGGACTAGAAAAAGTGGCTGTTCCTAAGTATTTTTATAAAATTGTTTTGGCCAAAAATGGTAAAGAACACAAAGCAATTGCTTTTTTGGTTCCAAACGAGAAAAGTGACAAATCGATTTATGATTTTGTTGTTCCAATTGAAACTTTAGAAAAAATGACTGGAATTGATTTCTTCCCAAATCTTAAAAATCTAAAAAGCAGTAAGGATTTTTAA